GAAGGCGTATTCGACGGATGCCAACATCTGGGGCGCCACGCACGAGGCGAAGACCCTCGAGCACCTCGACGTGTCGCTCGAGACCGTCGATCCGATCATGGGCGTGAGGTTCTGGGACCCCTCGGTCGAGATCGCCACCGAAGACGTGACCATCACGTTCGAGGGCGGTCGCCCGGTCGCCATCAACGGCACCGAGTACAGCGACCCGGTGGCCCTCGTGATGGAGGCCAACACGATCGGCGGCCGGCACGGCCTGGGCATGAGCGATCAGATCGAGAACCGCATCATCGAGGCGAAGTCGCGCGGCATCTACGAGGCCCCCGGCATGGCGCTGCTGTTCATCGCCTACGAGCGCCTGGTCAACGGCATCCTGAACGAAGACACGCTCGCCACCTACCACGAGCAGGGCCGTCGTCTGGGCCGGCTGATGTACGAGGGCCGCTGGCTCGAGCCGCAGTCGCTCATGCTGCGCGAGTCGATCCAGCGCTGGGTGGGCCTGACCATCTCGGGCACGGTCACCCTGCGCCTGCGCCGCGGTGACGACTGGACCATTCTCGACACCGTCTCGCCGAACCTGTCGTACGGGCCCGAGAAGCTGTCGATGGAGCGCGTCGGAGATGCCGCCTTCGGCCCGGTGGACCGCATCGGCCAGCTCACCATGCGCAACCTCGACATCGCCGACTCGCGCTCGCGCCTCGAGCAGTACGCAGGTCTCGGCCTCGTCGGCGGCGCCACGGGCGAGCTCGTCGGCAAGGTCACCGCCGGTCAGGCCGCCGAGATCTCGGCATCCGAGACCGATGACGAGCAGTTCGCCGAGGCGGTCGACCTGGCATCCGAGGGCGCGGCCTTCGACTCCGGCACCGACTGATCCCCCGTCTGGAAGGCGCGGATGCTGCGGCATCCGCGCCTTTCGCGTGTCGGCGGCATGGGTCCGCCAGCCCCCGGCCTCCGGCCCTCCGGCCTCCGGCCCTCCGGCCTCCGGCCCTCCGGCCCTCCGGCCCGCCATGGCCGTGACACTTCGGGGGCCGACACGCCAGATGTCGGACGCATCCCGCGAAAACGTCCGACATCTGGCGTGTCGGCCCCCGTTCTGCATCCGCGTCACTGAGAGTTCACCGAACTATGTTGCACAGGACTGTGCAACATACATATCCTTGATGCATGACCCGCTCACCCCGCTCCGATGCGCGCGCCAACCGTGCCGGCATCCTCGATGCCGCGCGCAGCGCCCTCGCGCTCGATCCGCGTGCCAGCGTCGACGTCATCGCACGCAGCGCAGGGTTGAGCAGACGCACACTGTACGGTCACTTCGACGACCGTGACGCGCTGATCCGCGAGCTGATCAGCACCGGCGCACAGCGCTTCAACGCGATCGCCGAGTCGATCACCGACGCCGACGCGCGCCTCGCCCTCGCACGGCTCGCGGCCCGGCTGTGGCAGGAGGCCGCACATGTGCAATTCGCCGCCGCCCTCGCCCTCGATGAGGATCACGTCGAGCACACCGCCATCGCCCTCGCGCCGCTGCGCCGCGCCGTCGCGCAGCTCGTGCGGCACGGGCAGGACGACGGAAGCTTCCGCGCCGATCTCACGGCCCCCACCCTCTCCCGCCTGATCGAAGAGGTCGCGCGCACCGTCCTCGCACGCACCGACGCCTCCAGCAGCAGCGCCGCCGACCTCGCCGTCCGCACGGTGCTCAGCATCGCGGGCCTCTCCTGGCGCGAGACCGACCAGCTGCTCGCCGCTCACCCCGACATCACGGAGATCGCCGCGTGAGCGGGCCGGCCCCCGCGGCCAGGCCCAACGCGTGGAGCGTCTACCGTCGCGACCTCGGCCGACTGGCACGCGTCAGCAAGGCGTGGATCATCATCATCGGCGTCATCGTCACGCCCTCGCTGTACGCATGGTTCAACATCGTCGCGTTCTGGGATCCGTATTCGAACACCCAGCAGGTCAGTGTCGCCATCGTCGACCAGGACGCAGGTGCCTCGTCCGAGCTGACCGGGCGCATCGACATCGGCGGCGAGCTGGTCGAGCAGCTGAAGCAGAACGATCAGCTGGGCTGGGAGTTCGTCGGCGAGGACGAGGCGATGGATGCCGTGCGCAGCGGGCGCAGCTACGCGGCGATCATCATCCCACCCGACTTCAGCCGCGACTTCGTCAGCATCACCACCGGCGACTTCACCCGGCCCGAGCTGAAGTACTACGTCAACGAGAAGGCCAGCGCGATCGCGCCGAAGATCACCGACGTCGGCGCATCCACTCTCGACGATCAGATCAACAGCACCTTCGTCTCGACGGTCGCCGAAGCGGTCAGCGCGCAGCTGAAAGACGCAGGGCTGGATGCCGAAGATCGCCTCGCAGGCGCGCGCGACTCGACCGTCGGCGCACTCGACGAGGCGGCGGGCAAGGTGTCATCGGCCCGGCAGCGGCTCGCCGATCTGCAGACCGGTCTGAAGGATGCCGAGAGCGGCATAGACCGGGCATCCCGCACGCTCATCACGGTCGACCGCACCCTCGGCGACGTGCAGGTCGCCGTCGCGCAGGCGCAGCAGATCGCAGGTGAGGCGCAGCAGGAGCTGCTCACCGTCACCGACAGCGTCACATCCGCATACGTCTCGGGGTCGACCCTCATCGCCGATGCGGCCGCGCGGATGAACGGCGCGATCGCGACCCTGGCATCCGGCCTGCAGCAGGCGAACGCCGCCGTCGGCACCACCGCAGACGATCTGAAGGCCGTGATCGCGAGCAACGCGGCCGCGCTCGACGAGCTGCAGGCCGCGCTCGATCGCACCGAGTCCGGCTCGGCCGCGGCAGAGCGCCTCAGCGCGGCGATCGACGCGCTGCAGCAGCGCAACGCCGCCGACCAGCAGGTGCTCGCCGACCTCACCGCGCTGACCGCCGACGTGTCGAGCACGATCGACGCCGTCACGGGCGCGGCCGGCAGTGTGAACGGCGCCGTCGAGCAGGCGGCGACCTCGGCCTCCGCCATCCGCGACGCGCTCACGCAGAGTGTTCCGCAGCTGAACCGGGCGATGTCGCAGCTCGCGGCGAGCGCCGACGCGTTCTCGTCGGCGCTCGGCGCTCAGCGCACCCAGGTCGCTCAGGCGCAGAGCCTGCTCGGTGGCCTGAAGACGCAGCTCGCCGGCACGGCCGACGCTCTCGCCGCGTTCGACGGCGACCTGGGCACCGCCGAGACCGCACTCGGCACTGTGCGCACCGACGTGCTCGCGCTCGGATCGGCCGAGATCTGGAACCGGCTCGGCGCCGTCAGCGGGCTCGAGCCCGATGAGATCGCGCGGTTCATGGCATCGCCCGTCGAGGTGAACACGAAGACGATGTTCCCCACCGCGGCCTACGGCTCGGCCATGGCGGCGCTGTTCACCAACCTCTCGCTCTGGATCGGGGCGTTCGTGCTGATGGTGATCTTCCGGGTCGAGGTCGACACCGAGGGCGTCGAGGGCATCACTGTGCGCCAGGCGTACGTCGGTCGCTGGCTGCTGTTCGCCACGATCGCCGTGTTCCAAGCCGTGCTCGTGACGGTCGGCAATCTCGTGATCGGAGTGCAGACGGCGAACGCGCTCGCGTACGTCGGCACCGGGGTGCTGATCGGGCTCGCGTACCTCAGCATCATCTACGCCCTGTCGGTGTGCTTCGGGATCGTCGGCAAGGGTCTGTGCATCCTGCTGGTGATCGTCCAGATCCCGGGGGCCTCGGGGCTGTACCCGATCGAGATGATGCCGGCCTTCTTCCGCGGGCTGTACCCCTTCCTGCCGTTCACCTACGGCATCGACGCGATGCGCGAGACCATCAGCGGCTTCTACGGCGCGCACTGGTGGGGCTTCATGGGAATGCTGGCGATCTTCGTCGCGCTGGCCTGGGTGCTCGGGCTGCTTCTGCGCGGCCGCCTCGGCAGCTTCACCCGTCTGTTCAACCGGCGTCTGGCCGAGACCGAGCTGATGGTCAGCGAAGACGTGCAGATCACCGGGCGCCGGCGCACCCCAGAGATCATCCGCGCGCTGACCGACGGCGACGGATTCCGTGCCGACGTCGCGCGCCGCGCCCAGCGCTTCGGCGAGCGCTACGCGACGCGCCTGCGCCTCACGCTGCTCGTGGGCGCCGCGGGGGTCGCCGTGCTCGCGCTGTGCGGATGGCTGATCCCCGGAGCCAAGGCGGTCGTGCTCGGTCTCGGCGCGCTCTGGTGCCTGCTGCTGATCGGGTTCGTCGTCGCGCTCGAGTACATCAGGCAGAGCATCGAGCAGGCCGCCGAGGTGAGCGAGATGCCGGATGCCGAGCTGCGCCGCGCCCTCGCCGTCGAGAACTCCGCACAGCGCGAGGTGCTCGCAGACCCGGGTGCCGACGCGACTCCTTCCGTGGGTCCCGCCGTCTCCGCCGATGCCGCCGCGGCGGCGACGTCTGCCGGCGGTGACGCCGCGGCGTCGGCGCGCACGGCGGTGCTCGAGCATCCGGATGCCCGACCCGACGCCCAGCCCGACCAGCGGAGCATCGACGAGACCGGCGCCGACGACGACACGGTCGCCCTCGACGAGCTGTTCGCCGACGAGGCGCCGCAGACACCGGATGCCGATGACGCGAGCGATCTCGGCCAGCCGGCCGACGAGCATCCGGAACAGGCGACCGACGGGCGCGCCTCCGACGGACCCGACCAGTCCGACCAACCCCACCAGTCCGACCGATCCGATGAGCCGGATCAAACCGACCAGTCTGACCAACCCCACCAGTCCGACCGATCCGATGAGCCGGATCAACCCGACCAGTCCGACCAACCCGACCGGCCGCACCAGAAGGAGGGCGAGAAGTGAGCAGCATCCTCGCCGTCATGCGGCACGACCTGCGACGGGCGATGAACAGCGTGATGGCGCTCATCGTGCTCTTCGGGCTCGTCGTGATCCCGTCGCTTTTCACCTGGTTCAACGTGATCGCGAGCTGGAACCCGTTCGAGAACACCCGCAACCTCACCGTCGCGGTGGCGAACACCGACGACGGCTATCAGAGCGACCTCATGCCCCTGCGCATCAACGTCGGCGAGCAGGTCGTGTCGGCGCTGCGCGCCAACGACGACCTGAACTGGGTCATCACCTCGAAGCACGACGCGATCGACGGCACCCGGTCGGGCGAGTACTACGCGGCGATCGTGCTGCCCACGACCTTCAGCGCCGACATGATGACGTTCTACGCGAACAACGGCGATCGCACCCGCATCGACTACTACCTCAACGAGAAGAAGAACGCGCTCGCCCCGAAGATCACCGGGCAGGGCGCCAGCGAAGTCACCAAGAGCATCAACGAGGTGTTCACCGAGACGCTCAGCGAAGCCGGGCTGAACATCATCACCTCCCTGTCGGACTACCTCGACGACGCCGACACCCAGGCGGCGCTGTCGAGGCTGCAGGCGCGAGTCGAATCGGTCGCCGCGCAGCTGCGCGCAGGGGCAGGGACCGCCGACATGTTCACGTCGCTCATATCGTCGAGCAGACCACTGGTCGACAGCGCCTCGGGCCTGGTGAGCGCCTCCGGCGACGCGCTGCGCGACGCCCGCGGGGCGTTCGGCGGCGGGAAGGACGCCGCCGGCTCGCTGAAGGACGCCCTGTCGTCGACCACCTCGTCGCTCGACGCGGCGCTGAAGGGCACATCCGACAGCTACGAGTCGGTGTCGGAGAGCATCGAGCAGGTGTTCGCCACCATGGATGCGCAGTCGGCGAGCGCCGCTCGCACGATCGCCGCACTCGCGGACCGGGTGCAGACGCAGGTCGATCAGCTGCAGACGCTGCGTGACGGACTCGTGCGGGACGTGCGGCC
The window above is part of the Microbacterium sp. nov. GSS16 genome. Proteins encoded here:
- the argG gene encoding argininosuccinate synthase, translating into MSKVLQSLPVGEKVGIAFSGGLDTSVAVAWMREKGAVPFTYTGDLGQYDESDIASIPGRALEYGAEESRLVDAKTALVEEGFVALQCGAFHIRSGGKTYFNTTPLGRAVTGTLLVRAMRDDGVDIWGDGSTYKGNDIERFYRYGLLANPRLRIYKPWLDADFVTELGGRQEMSEWLVERGFPYRDSAEKAYSTDANIWGATHEAKTLEHLDVSLETVDPIMGVRFWDPSVEIATEDVTITFEGGRPVAINGTEYSDPVALVMEANTIGGRHGLGMSDQIENRIIEAKSRGIYEAPGMALLFIAYERLVNGILNEDTLATYHEQGRRLGRLMYEGRWLEPQSLMLRESIQRWVGLTISGTVTLRLRRGDDWTILDTVSPNLSYGPEKLSMERVGDAAFGPVDRIGQLTMRNLDIADSRSRLEQYAGLGLVGGATGELVGKVTAGQAAEISASETDDEQFAEAVDLASEGAAFDSGTD
- a CDS encoding TetR/AcrR family transcriptional regulator, encoding MTRSPRSDARANRAGILDAARSALALDPRASVDVIARSAGLSRRTLYGHFDDRDALIRELISTGAQRFNAIAESITDADARLALARLAARLWQEAAHVQFAAALALDEDHVEHTAIALAPLRRAVAQLVRHGQDDGSFRADLTAPTLSRLIEEVARTVLARTDASSSSAADLAVRTVLSIAGLSWRETDQLLAAHPDITEIAA
- a CDS encoding YhgE/Pip family protein, whose product is MSGPAPAARPNAWSVYRRDLGRLARVSKAWIIIIGVIVTPSLYAWFNIVAFWDPYSNTQQVSVAIVDQDAGASSELTGRIDIGGELVEQLKQNDQLGWEFVGEDEAMDAVRSGRSYAAIIIPPDFSRDFVSITTGDFTRPELKYYVNEKASAIAPKITDVGASTLDDQINSTFVSTVAEAVSAQLKDAGLDAEDRLAGARDSTVGALDEAAGKVSSARQRLADLQTGLKDAESGIDRASRTLITVDRTLGDVQVAVAQAQQIAGEAQQELLTVTDSVTSAYVSGSTLIADAAARMNGAIATLASGLQQANAAVGTTADDLKAVIASNAAALDELQAALDRTESGSAAAERLSAAIDALQQRNAADQQVLADLTALTADVSSTIDAVTGAAGSVNGAVEQAATSASAIRDALTQSVPQLNRAMSQLAASADAFSSALGAQRTQVAQAQSLLGGLKTQLAGTADALAAFDGDLGTAETALGTVRTDVLALGSAEIWNRLGAVSGLEPDEIARFMASPVEVNTKTMFPTAAYGSAMAALFTNLSLWIGAFVLMVIFRVEVDTEGVEGITVRQAYVGRWLLFATIAVFQAVLVTVGNLVIGVQTANALAYVGTGVLIGLAYLSIIYALSVCFGIVGKGLCILLVIVQIPGASGLYPIEMMPAFFRGLYPFLPFTYGIDAMRETISGFYGAHWWGFMGMLAIFVALAWVLGLLLRGRLGSFTRLFNRRLAETELMVSEDVQITGRRRTPEIIRALTDGDGFRADVARRAQRFGERYATRLRLTLLVGAAGVAVLALCGWLIPGAKAVVLGLGALWCLLLIGFVVALEYIRQSIEQAAEVSEMPDAELRRALAVENSAQREVLADPGADATPSVGPAVSADAAAAATSAGGDAAASARTAVLEHPDARPDAQPDQRSIDETGADDDTVALDELFADEAPQTPDADDASDLGQPADEHPEQATDGRASDGPDQSDQPHQSDRSDEPDQTDQSDQPHQSDRSDEPDQPDQSDQPDRPHQKEGEK